A stretch of the Simiduia curdlanivorans genome encodes the following:
- a CDS encoding DUF2802 domain-containing protein, with translation MEQLVTQFSSLEVILVGVVAMSWVAIALAMSSFAKVRRQEVLVRESLEDLRRAIHTSNSGLVGMGRKLLSIEKNVVIKGTNKKASKAVETPVPSLKYSLPKAESRYAQAANMVSQGLSVAQVAAAATGMSQAEVNLLAMLQRPAIETVS, from the coding sequence ATGGAACAACTAGTAACACAATTTTCTTCACTTGAAGTCATTCTAGTGGGTGTTGTTGCAATGAGTTGGGTTGCCATTGCGCTGGCTATGAGCAGCTTCGCTAAAGTTAGACGCCAAGAGGTTTTGGTGCGCGAAAGCTTAGAGGACCTTAGAAGGGCTATCCATACAAGCAACAGTGGTTTAGTGGGTATGGGGCGTAAACTACTCTCCATTGAAAAAAATGTGGTCATCAAAGGCACCAACAAAAAGGCGTCCAAAGCTGTAGAAACTCCGGTTCCAAGTCTGAAATATAGCCTGCCAAAAGCCGAGTCTCGGTATGCGCAAGCCGCTAACATGGTGAGCCAAGGCTTATCAGTTGCCCAAGTTGCAGCAGCAGCAACCGGCATGTCTCAAGCTGAGGTGAATTTACTCGCTATGTTGCAAAGGCCTGCGATTGAAACGGTAAGCTAG
- a CDS encoding HAD family hydrolase → MANNVILFDLDGTLVDTAPDFEATINAVRASLNMSALALSEILPMINHGAVAMTQLAFSVREIDEDFNDLKQKFLDQYTHNIGKHSRVYTGLHELLARFEHERQPWGIATNKPRKYAERYLGFLPAQPTLLICGDDVEKPKPDPMMLYKAAEMLSLPPSKVGYVGDHERDIIAAKAAGMFSIAASYGYMCQNECASHWQADIIAKSSKELAEFIYSYTGISKRF, encoded by the coding sequence ATGGCTAATAACGTTATTTTATTTGATCTCGATGGTACCCTCGTCGATACAGCACCTGATTTTGAAGCAACGATAAACGCTGTTCGCGCGAGCCTGAACATGTCGGCACTTGCCTTAAGTGAAATTTTGCCTATGATCAACCATGGTGCCGTAGCCATGACACAGCTTGCATTTTCAGTCCGTGAGATAGACGAAGATTTCAATGACTTAAAACAGAAATTTCTCGATCAATACACACACAACATCGGCAAACATAGCCGGGTATATACAGGGCTGCACGAGCTGTTAGCTCGGTTTGAGCACGAAAGGCAGCCTTGGGGTATTGCCACCAACAAACCGCGCAAATACGCCGAAAGGTATCTAGGCTTTCTGCCCGCGCAGCCAACACTGTTAATTTGCGGCGATGATGTTGAAAAGCCAAAGCCAGATCCCATGATGCTGTATAAAGCAGCAGAAATGCTCAGTTTGCCACCGAGCAAAGTGGGGTATGTAGGCGATCACGAGCGCGATATTATCGCGGCAAAGGCTGCCGGCATGTTTAGCATAGCCGCTAGCTACGGCTACATGTGTCAAAACGAATGCGCATCACACTGGCAAGCGGATATAATTGCCAAAAGCTCTAAAGAGCTAGCGGAATTTATTTATAGCTACACTGGAATATCCAAGCGGTTTTAG
- the ubiG gene encoding bifunctional 2-polyprenyl-6-hydroxyphenol methylase/3-demethylubiquinol 3-O-methyltransferase UbiG, giving the protein MNTNVDSTEVAKFEALAARWWDPTSEFKPLHDINPLRANYIDLKSKVAGKKLLDVGCGGGLLCEAMAHRGALVTGIDMGDAPLKIARLHALESELSIHYTQTTAEEFAQEHEQQFDVVTCLEMLEHVPDPSSVIAACAAMTKPGGHLFFSTLNRNLKSYAFAILGAEYILQLLPKGTHDYKKFIRPSELAQWMRAANIETQNMVGLAYNPITKKYKLDPNDVSVNYIVHAVKPHG; this is encoded by the coding sequence ATGAACACAAATGTAGATAGTACAGAAGTCGCAAAATTTGAAGCGCTAGCAGCCCGCTGGTGGGACCCGACGAGCGAATTTAAACCCTTGCACGATATAAACCCACTCAGGGCAAATTATATTGATCTTAAGTCAAAGGTTGCCGGGAAAAAATTACTCGATGTAGGATGTGGTGGCGGCTTGCTTTGCGAAGCTATGGCACACCGAGGTGCACTGGTCACCGGCATTGATATGGGGGATGCACCGCTCAAAATCGCACGGCTACACGCCCTTGAGTCTGAATTAAGTATTCATTACACCCAAACAACAGCCGAAGAATTTGCCCAGGAGCATGAACAACAGTTTGATGTTGTCACTTGTCTCGAAATGTTAGAGCATGTACCAGACCCTAGTTCGGTCATCGCAGCCTGCGCGGCCATGACAAAACCCGGTGGACACTTATTTTTTTCTACCTTAAACCGAAATTTAAAAAGTTACGCCTTTGCAATATTAGGCGCTGAATATATTTTACAACTGTTGCCAAAAGGCACCCATGACTATAAGAAATTTATTCGCCCCTCTGAATTAGCTCAATGGATGCGAGCCGCTAACATTGAAACGCAAAACATGGTTGGCCTCGCTTACAACCCAATAACTAAAAAATATAAATTAGACCCTAACGATGTGTCTGTAAATTACATCGTGCATGCAGTAAAGCCTCATGGCTAA
- a CDS encoding TRZ/ATZ family hydrolase: protein MKTIDCLIQPRWIAPVVPQGKLLEACAIAVHDGAIIDICTSAAAAQRYQPINHYDLPEHLLFPGLVNSHGHAAMTLLKGFADDQPLKVWLEQHIWPAEAQHVCFDFVSQGTELAIAEMLLSGTTCFSDMYFYPQAAAKVVHASGIRAQLCFPVLDFPTPGTPSVDQYFSQGLKLHDEMRNHSRITIAFGPHAPYTVSDEHLERVATLASELDLCIQIHLHETAEEVETSLAKYGMRPIERLAKLGILGPKTQCVHMTQVDAVDLQLLADHQCHVIHCPESNMKLASGICPADNIQRAGINIALGTDGAASNNDLNMIGEMKTAALLGKVAAERADVLSAHDVLTMATLNGAKALGLEDKIGSIEVGKRADFAVLKIDGLSTPVYDPISQLVYTDCAHNISHVWVDGRLLVENRRLTSLDQDGIIKNTQDWQTKIAN, encoded by the coding sequence ATGAAGACCATAGATTGTTTGATTCAGCCTCGGTGGATTGCACCTGTCGTTCCGCAGGGCAAGCTATTGGAAGCTTGTGCTATCGCAGTCCATGACGGCGCGATTATCGACATTTGCACCAGCGCCGCTGCGGCTCAGCGCTACCAGCCTATTAATCATTATGATCTACCCGAACATCTGCTATTTCCCGGGCTTGTGAATAGCCACGGGCATGCAGCAATGACGCTGCTGAAGGGATTTGCCGATGACCAGCCGCTAAAAGTCTGGCTAGAGCAGCATATCTGGCCTGCTGAGGCACAACATGTTTGCTTCGATTTTGTCAGTCAAGGTACAGAGCTTGCCATCGCTGAAATGCTGCTCTCTGGCACAACCTGCTTTTCCGATATGTATTTTTATCCGCAAGCCGCTGCCAAAGTGGTGCATGCTTCCGGCATTCGGGCCCAACTTTGTTTTCCCGTGTTGGATTTCCCTACGCCGGGCACGCCAAGCGTGGACCAATACTTCAGCCAGGGCTTAAAGCTTCACGATGAAATGCGCAATCATTCGAGAATAACCATCGCCTTTGGTCCGCACGCTCCCTATACAGTGTCTGATGAACACCTAGAGCGCGTAGCGACCCTCGCGTCAGAATTAGACCTTTGTATTCAAATTCACTTGCACGAAACGGCCGAAGAGGTGGAGACCAGCCTAGCTAAATATGGCATGAGACCCATAGAGCGCTTAGCCAAGCTAGGCATTTTGGGGCCCAAAACCCAATGCGTACATATGACTCAAGTCGATGCAGTGGATTTGCAATTACTCGCCGATCATCAATGCCATGTGATCCATTGCCCCGAAAGCAATATGAAATTAGCCAGCGGTATATGCCCTGCCGATAACATTCAAAGGGCAGGCATCAATATCGCGCTCGGAACAGACGGCGCTGCGAGCAACAACGATCTTAATATGATCGGCGAGATGAAAACGGCAGCTCTGCTAGGCAAAGTGGCCGCGGAGCGCGCCGACGTGCTGTCAGCTCACGACGTATTAACCATGGCAACCCTTAATGGCGCTAAGGCATTAGGTTTAGAGGATAAGATCGGCAGTATTGAGGTTGGCAAGCGCGCAGATTTTGCTGTGCTTAAAATAGATGGCCTCAGTACGCCAGTCTATGACCCTATTTCCCAGCTGGTCTACACCGACTGCGCGCATAATATTAGCCACGTATGGGTGGACGGTCGGCTATTGGTAGAAAATAGACGGCTCACCAGCCTTGATCAGGATGGCATTATTAAAAACACACAAGATTGGCAGACTAAAATCGCCAATTAA
- the gyrA gene encoding DNA gyrase subunit A: protein MGELAKEILPVNIEDELKQSYLDYAMSVIVGRALPDVRDGLKPVHRRVLFAMSELNNDWNKAYKKSARVVGDVIGKYHPHGDSAVYDTIVRMAQPFSLRYMLVDGQGNFGSVDGDSAAAMRYTEIRMAKIAHDLLADLDKETVDYVPNYDGTELIPAVLPTRIPNLLVNGSSGIAVGMATNIPPHNLTEVVKGCLALIDNEDITVDELMEYIPGPDFPTAGIINGRAGIIEAYRTGRGRIYIRSRAVVEVDPKNNRERIVISEIPYQVNKARLIEKIAELVKDKKIEGISELRDESDKDGLRVVIELKRGEVGEVILNNLYAQTQLENVFGINVVALVDGQPKILNLKEMLSHFVRHRREVVTRRTVYLLRKARERGHLLEGLAVAIANIDVVIELIKSSATPADAKEALLSRGWESGNISQFLERAGSDACRPDGLPEQFGMRENKYYLSPEQAQAILELRLHRLTGMEHDKLLAEYQERLEQIAGYLEILGSSDVLMSVIRAELEQVIVDFGDERRSEIVTSRRDLTIEDLITEEDRVVTISHGGYAKSQPLSDYQAQKRGGQGRSATAVKDEDFVEHLLIASTHATVLLFTNAGKVYWLKVFQIPLAGRQARGRPVVNLLPLEEGERITSILPVQEYDDDHYIFMATANGTVKKTVLSQFARPRSVGLRAIELDEGDQLVETAITDGNCDILLLASSGKAARFKESDVRAMGRTSRGVRGIRLHEGQTVVGMIVPQEDGYVLTVSENGYGKRTEVAEFPTKGRGTQGVIAMSTSDRNGELVGAVQVLAGEEIMLISDQGTMVRTRVDEVSVLSRNTQGVRLIKVKDGEQLVGVERIEESEEDELEDQGED, encoded by the coding sequence ATGGGTGAATTAGCCAAAGAAATTTTACCTGTCAACATCGAAGACGAGTTGAAGCAATCTTATTTAGATTACGCCATGAGTGTAATCGTCGGGCGGGCCTTACCCGATGTCAGAGACGGCCTTAAACCCGTTCATCGGCGCGTACTTTTCGCCATGAGCGAACTGAATAATGATTGGAATAAAGCCTACAAAAAATCCGCCCGTGTTGTCGGCGACGTGATTGGTAAATACCACCCGCATGGCGATTCTGCTGTGTACGACACCATCGTGCGCATGGCCCAGCCCTTTAGCCTGCGCTACATGTTAGTGGACGGGCAAGGTAACTTCGGTTCCGTCGATGGCGATTCCGCGGCGGCGATGCGTTATACCGAAATTCGCATGGCCAAAATTGCCCATGATCTACTTGCCGATTTAGATAAAGAAACGGTCGATTATGTGCCCAACTATGACGGCACAGAATTAATACCAGCGGTATTGCCAACGCGCATTCCCAATTTGCTGGTGAATGGTTCGTCCGGTATTGCAGTAGGTATGGCGACTAACATCCCGCCTCATAACCTAACCGAGGTTGTGAAGGGTTGTTTAGCGCTGATTGATAACGAAGATATTACCGTTGATGAGCTGATGGAATATATCCCCGGCCCTGATTTTCCAACGGCGGGTATTATCAACGGCCGGGCTGGCATTATCGAAGCCTACCGCACTGGCCGCGGTCGCATTTATATTCGCTCTCGCGCTGTGGTCGAAGTTGACCCAAAAAATAATCGCGAGCGTATCGTCATTTCTGAAATCCCTTATCAGGTTAACAAGGCGCGTCTGATCGAAAAAATCGCTGAACTGGTAAAAGACAAAAAAATTGAAGGCATCAGTGAGCTGCGCGATGAGTCCGATAAAGACGGCTTGCGTGTTGTTATTGAGCTGAAACGTGGCGAAGTTGGCGAGGTTATCCTCAACAATCTTTATGCCCAAACGCAACTGGAGAATGTATTTGGTATTAACGTCGTCGCCCTAGTGGATGGCCAGCCAAAAATATTGAACCTGAAAGAAATGCTGTCGCATTTCGTGCGCCACAGGCGAGAAGTGGTTACTCGGCGTACCGTGTACCTGCTGCGCAAAGCGCGCGAGCGCGGTCATCTGCTGGAAGGTTTAGCGGTTGCCATCGCCAACATCGACGTGGTGATTGAACTCATCAAATCCTCTGCTACGCCAGCGGATGCGAAAGAAGCATTACTCTCCCGTGGTTGGGAGTCTGGCAATATTAGCCAATTCTTGGAGCGTGCCGGCAGTGATGCCTGCCGGCCAGATGGCTTGCCGGAGCAATTCGGCATGCGAGAAAACAAGTATTATTTGTCGCCCGAGCAGGCTCAGGCAATTTTAGAATTGCGCCTGCATCGCTTAACGGGCATGGAGCACGATAAATTACTGGCCGAGTACCAAGAAAGACTAGAGCAAATAGCGGGCTACCTCGAAATCCTAGGCTCTTCAGACGTGTTAATGTCGGTTATTCGCGCCGAACTTGAGCAAGTCATCGTTGATTTTGGCGACGAACGTCGCTCGGAAATTGTGACATCACGTCGCGACTTGACCATCGAAGATTTAATCACTGAAGAAGATCGCGTGGTTACCATTTCGCACGGTGGTTATGCTAAGAGCCAACCATTGAGTGATTACCAGGCACAAAAACGTGGTGGTCAGGGGCGCTCAGCGACAGCCGTTAAAGATGAAGACTTTGTTGAGCATTTGCTGATCGCGAGTACCCATGCGACAGTTTTGTTGTTTACCAATGCCGGTAAAGTTTATTGGTTGAAGGTGTTCCAAATTCCGCTCGCTGGCCGCCAAGCGCGCGGTCGACCAGTGGTGAATTTACTGCCGCTGGAAGAGGGCGAGCGCATTACCTCTATCCTGCCGGTACAGGAATACGATGACGATCATTACATCTTTATGGCCACTGCCAATGGCACCGTTAAGAAAACCGTATTGTCACAGTTCGCTCGTCCGCGTAGCGTAGGTTTGCGTGCTATCGAACTAGATGAAGGCGATCAACTTGTGGAAACCGCCATCACCGATGGTAATTGCGACATTTTACTGCTCGCCAGCAGTGGTAAGGCCGCTCGCTTTAAAGAGTCGGATGTGCGCGCCATGGGCCGGACCTCTAGAGGTGTGCGCGGCATTCGCTTGCACGAAGGTCAGACGGTGGTAGGCATGATTGTGCCGCAAGAAGATGGTTACGTACTGACTGTTAGTGAAAATGGTTACGGAAAACGCACAGAAGTTGCAGAATTCCCAACCAAGGGTCGCGGCACTCAGGGCGTCATCGCCATGTCCACCAGTGACCGAAATGGCGAGCTAGTGGGTGCGGTGCAAGTACTGGCCGGCGAAGAAATCATGTTGATTTCTGATCAGGGCACTATGGTGCGCACCCGCGTTGATGAAGTATCCGTGCTAAGCCGAAACACCCAAGGCGTCCGTCTGATTAAAGTTAAAGATGGCGAGCAATTGGTGGGTGTCGAGCGCATTGAAGAGTCTGAAGAGGACGAATTAGAGGATCAGGGTGAGGATTAG
- the pheA gene encoding prephenate dehydratase: protein MSTDEKPSDKTPLEPLVALRNRIDSIDAQIGELISERARCAQSVAEVKKASGEPQVTYYRPEREAQVLRKAMERNTGPLGDEEMARLFREIMSACLALEEPIKVAFLGPEGTFTQQASLKHFGSSAVTRPMSVIDEVFREVEAGAVNYGVVPVENSTEGVVTHTLDNFIGSNLKICGEVELRIHHHLMVSDVTHTEAITRIYSHSQSLAQCRKWLDAHYPKAERIAVNSNAEAAKRIKGEWNAAAIAGEMAAQLYGLKILSEKIEDEPDNSTRFLIIGTEQVPPSGEDKTSIVASVKNSPGALHELLEPFQRHKVDLTRVETRPSRSGAWTYVFFIDFKGHIENERVKLALADVAERVSDLKILGSYPKGVL, encoded by the coding sequence ATGAGCACAGACGAAAAGCCAAGTGATAAAACGCCCCTAGAGCCGTTAGTCGCCTTGAGAAATCGCATTGATTCTATCGACGCCCAAATTGGTGAGCTAATCAGTGAGCGCGCGCGCTGCGCGCAATCCGTAGCCGAGGTTAAAAAGGCGTCTGGTGAGCCCCAGGTAACTTACTACCGCCCTGAGCGCGAAGCACAAGTATTGCGCAAAGCCATGGAGCGCAACACCGGCCCTTTGGGCGACGAAGAAATGGCGCGACTATTTCGCGAAATTATGTCTGCCTGCCTGGCTTTAGAAGAACCCATAAAGGTCGCGTTCTTGGGCCCCGAGGGCACTTTTACCCAGCAAGCGTCACTCAAGCATTTCGGCAGTAGCGCTGTTACTCGGCCTATGTCGGTCATTGATGAAGTTTTTAGAGAGGTGGAAGCCGGCGCGGTAAATTATGGCGTCGTACCTGTCGAGAATTCGACCGAAGGTGTAGTCACCCATACACTCGATAACTTTATCGGCTCTAACCTAAAGATCTGTGGCGAGGTTGAGTTGCGTATCCATCATCATTTAATGGTGTCAGATGTTACGCATACAGAAGCCATTACTCGGATTTACTCCCATTCACAATCGCTGGCGCAGTGTCGCAAGTGGTTAGATGCGCATTATCCAAAAGCTGAGCGCATTGCCGTTAACTCCAACGCCGAGGCTGCAAAGCGTATAAAAGGTGAGTGGAATGCCGCCGCTATTGCCGGCGAAATGGCGGCACAATTGTACGGGCTAAAAATTCTATCGGAAAAAATAGAAGATGAACCGGATAATTCGACGCGCTTTTTAATTATCGGCACCGAGCAGGTGCCACCCAGCGGAGAAGATAAAACATCCATCGTCGCCTCGGTTAAGAATTCGCCTGGCGCGCTGCATGAATTACTCGAACCTTTTCAACGCCACAAAGTTGACCTCACTCGGGTGGAAACTCGGCCCTCGCGCTCGGGGGCATGGACCTACGTGTTTTTCATCGACTTCAAAGGTCACATTGAAAACGAAAGGGTAAAGCTGGCTTTGGCGGATGTAGCGGAGCGCGTGTCAGATTTGAAGATTTTGGGCTCTTACCCCAAGGGCGTGCTTTAA
- the cysC gene encoding adenylyl-sulfate kinase, producing MANSFLVWHEHSVNQKMHAIQKGQRPCVIWFTGLSGSGKSTLANALELALLARNKHSYLLDGDNVRLGLTSDLGFSDADRIENIRRIGEVSRLMVDAGLIVISAFISPFSDERAIAKSLLPKSQFFEIFIDAPLSVCEQRDPKGLYKKARAGEITQFTGIDSAYEVPETPDCVIRTAETSVTSCVDKIIGFLEGQGVLAPPKDTD from the coding sequence GTGGCAAATAGTTTTTTAGTTTGGCACGAGCACAGTGTTAATCAAAAAATGCACGCCATTCAAAAAGGGCAGCGCCCATGTGTGATTTGGTTTACTGGCTTAAGCGGCTCGGGCAAGTCCACCCTAGCTAATGCGCTTGAGTTGGCTCTGCTTGCTCGGAATAAGCATAGCTATTTGCTGGATGGCGACAATGTGCGCTTGGGGTTAACCTCCGATCTCGGTTTTTCCGATGCCGACCGCATTGAGAATATTCGTCGTATCGGCGAAGTCTCGCGTCTGATGGTCGACGCCGGTTTGATAGTGATTAGCGCGTTTATTTCGCCTTTTTCCGATGAAAGGGCTATCGCCAAATCATTGTTACCGAAGAGCCAGTTTTTCGAAATATTTATTGATGCGCCATTGTCTGTGTGTGAGCAGCGCGATCCTAAGGGGCTTTACAAAAAAGCCAGAGCTGGGGAAATAACACAATTTACAGGGATTGATTCAGCCTATGAAGTTCCCGAGACGCCCGATTGCGTGATAAGAACGGCCGAAACTAGCGTGACTTCCTGTGTTGATAAAATTATCGGTTTTTTAGAGGGCCAAGGTGTACTAGCGCCGCCGAAGGATACGGATTAA
- a CDS encoding bifunctional prephenate dehydrogenase/3-phosphoshikimate 1-carboxyvinyltransferase, whose amino-acid sequence MFEQKPAPIIGRLVVIGVGLIGASLASALKKRSACTSVIGVARRQATIDEAIKAGIIDAGALGLKDVAQELVKGDVVFIAVPTLSVESVLSECKEYLHPDVTITDGASVKGSVIAAAKQVYGEVPPQLIPGHPIAGSEKSGVGAANPGLYEDHRIILTPLQNAGASHLNLVDSMWKAVGGEVIHMPVDVHDDVLAMTSHLPHAIAFSLVDTLAHDADNENIFKYAAGGFRDFTRIASSDPVMWHDIMRANQSSVLNAIDLFAANLARLRSAVAEDDSEYLLGVFTRAKEARDQFTRLLTKQAFVPKMQSSNIEYIMQPGGQVKGSIRVPGDKSISHRSIMLGSLAEGVTEVEGFLEGEDALATLQAFRDMGVVIEGPVNGRVKIHGVGLHGLKKPAGPLYVGNSGTSMRLLAGILSGQPFDSVLTGDESLSKRPMNRVVNPLKAMGAQISAEGEKGLPPVVIKGGAPLKAMDYTLPMASAQVKSCVLLAGLYAAGETKVTEPAPTRDHTERMLRGFGYQVLSEGAQASLSSGGALKATKIDVPADISSSAFFLVAASITPESDLTLTHVGMNPTRVGVVNILKQMGADIAVSNERTVGGEPVADLRVRYAPLKGIDIPEDQVPLAIDEFPVLFVAAACAQGQTVLRGAEELRVKESDRIQVMADGLAILGVNATPTEDGIIIQGGNIGGGVVESHGDHRIAMAFAVASLRASGSIRILNCANVATSFPNFAELANSVGMQLSVTE is encoded by the coding sequence ATGTTTGAGCAAAAACCGGCGCCCATTATTGGGCGTTTAGTCGTTATAGGGGTTGGCTTAATTGGTGCTAGCTTGGCGTCCGCACTCAAAAAGCGCTCCGCTTGCACCTCGGTGATTGGTGTTGCTCGTCGGCAAGCGACAATAGATGAAGCCATTAAGGCCGGTATCATCGATGCTGGCGCCCTTGGTTTGAAGGATGTGGCGCAAGAGCTTGTTAAGGGTGACGTGGTTTTTATTGCGGTGCCAACCCTGAGTGTCGAGAGTGTATTAAGTGAGTGTAAGGAATATTTACACCCTGATGTCACCATCACCGATGGCGCGTCAGTTAAAGGCAGTGTTATTGCCGCGGCGAAGCAGGTTTACGGTGAGGTTCCGCCTCAGCTGATTCCAGGGCACCCTATTGCTGGGTCAGAAAAGAGTGGGGTTGGCGCTGCTAACCCGGGGCTGTATGAAGATCATCGCATTATCCTAACGCCCCTGCAGAATGCTGGCGCCAGCCACCTGAACCTCGTTGATAGTATGTGGAAAGCTGTCGGGGGTGAAGTCATACACATGCCTGTTGACGTGCATGATGATGTATTAGCGATGACTAGCCATCTACCCCACGCTATCGCCTTTTCACTGGTTGATACGCTGGCACACGATGCCGATAACGAAAATATTTTTAAATACGCGGCAGGCGGTTTTCGCGATTTCACGCGAATTGCCTCTAGCGACCCCGTTATGTGGCACGACATCATGCGCGCCAACCAATCCAGCGTGCTGAATGCCATCGACCTATTTGCGGCAAACCTTGCAAGGTTGAGATCTGCAGTAGCGGAAGATGACAGTGAATACCTGTTAGGTGTGTTTACGCGCGCAAAAGAAGCAAGAGATCAATTTACTCGATTATTAACTAAGCAGGCGTTTGTTCCTAAAATGCAATCATCAAATATTGAATACATCATGCAACCCGGCGGCCAAGTAAAAGGCTCAATTCGCGTACCTGGTGACAAATCTATCTCCCATCGCTCAATCATGCTCGGCTCTTTGGCCGAGGGTGTAACCGAAGTCGAAGGCTTTTTAGAAGGTGAAGACGCTCTCGCTACCTTGCAAGCTTTTCGCGACATGGGTGTTGTTATTGAGGGGCCGGTAAACGGCAGAGTTAAAATTCACGGCGTAGGTCTGCATGGTTTAAAGAAACCTGCTGGGCCATTATATGTCGGTAATTCAGGCACCTCTATGCGATTACTGGCAGGCATTTTAAGTGGCCAGCCTTTTGATTCAGTGCTCACCGGTGATGAGTCCTTATCTAAGCGCCCGATGAATCGTGTGGTAAATCCACTTAAAGCGATGGGTGCACAAATATCAGCTGAAGGTGAAAAAGGTTTGCCGCCGGTGGTGATAAAAGGTGGCGCGCCATTAAAAGCCATGGACTACACGCTGCCCATGGCCAGTGCACAGGTTAAATCTTGTGTGCTATTAGCGGGCCTTTATGCAGCAGGCGAAACCAAAGTGACTGAGCCAGCCCCCACGCGTGATCACACGGAAAGAATGCTGCGCGGCTTCGGTTATCAAGTGCTGAGCGAGGGGGCGCAAGCCTCATTAAGCAGCGGTGGGGCGCTGAAGGCCACAAAAATAGATGTTCCCGCAGACATCTCTTCCTCTGCTTTTTTTCTGGTGGCCGCCTCCATTACACCAGAGAGCGACCTAACCTTGACCCATGTTGGTATGAATCCGACGCGCGTCGGCGTTGTGAATATTTTGAAACAAATGGGCGCGGATATTGCAGTAAGCAATGAAAGAACAGTTGGCGGCGAACCAGTCGCTGATTTGCGGGTTCGCTATGCGCCACTCAAAGGAATTGATATTCCTGAAGACCAAGTGCCTTTAGCTATCGACGAGTTTCCCGTGCTGTTCGTAGCTGCAGCTTGTGCTCAAGGGCAAACTGTTTTGCGCGGTGCCGAGGAACTTCGCGTGAAAGAAAGTGATCGTATACAGGTTATGGCAGACGGCTTGGCAATACTCGGAGTGAATGCGACACCAACCGAAGATGGCATTATTATTCAAGGTGGAAATATTGGTGGCGGTGTGGTTGAGAGTCATGGTGACCACCGTATTGCCATGGCTTTTGCTGTTGCGTCACTGCGAGCCTCGGGTAGCATCCGGATTCTCAATTGTGCAAACGTGGCAACGTCATTCCCGAACTTTGCAGAGTTGGCCAATAGTGTTGGTATGCAGCTTAGTGTTACTGAATAA